In one Corallococcus sp. EGB genomic region, the following are encoded:
- a CDS encoding ABC transporter permease, translated as MRFDALSRLVRLSLARERRGAFFSAFGVAMGVGALVFFVGLGLGVGRVIRERIFPTDSKLVDVVPPAVSLGLLGGGKLDAAAVERLAALPGVEATYRKMNVRVPAVTRYDGTFFGSRLRMGMEVLAVGVDPGLIQRDIGLPEARDFKDPGEGKAIPALISTRLLELYNKTFAPARKLPQLSAEMLIGFGFPVEFNRSYVAATSGGPSTTQQAQVVGASDRAMFAGITLPLDTAVRINRASGADADTYSGVTLVAADPSRVPELVEAVKGMGFEIDDQERRLAENAGAAVALTTSALALLSILICVLAAVNIAHAMSSSVRARAREIGVMQAVGASRSDVRAIVLAEAGVVGVLGGAAGTAAALVLALVVDRLAAGYLPNFPFKPESFFSFPVAVILGGVLLGLFAALAGAYFPSRRAAATDPARTLAG; from the coding sequence GTGAGGTTCGACGCGCTGTCGCGACTGGTGAGGTTGTCCCTCGCGCGCGAGCGCCGGGGCGCCTTCTTCTCCGCCTTCGGCGTGGCCATGGGCGTGGGCGCGCTGGTCTTCTTCGTGGGCCTGGGCCTGGGCGTGGGGCGCGTCATCCGCGAGCGCATCTTCCCCACGGACTCGAAGCTGGTGGACGTGGTTCCGCCGGCGGTGTCGCTGGGCCTGCTGGGCGGCGGCAAGCTGGACGCGGCCGCGGTGGAGCGCCTGGCTGCGCTGCCCGGTGTGGAGGCGACATACCGGAAGATGAACGTCCGCGTGCCGGCCGTCACGCGCTACGACGGCACCTTCTTCGGCTCGCGCCTGCGCATGGGCATGGAGGTGCTCGCGGTGGGCGTGGACCCCGGCCTCATCCAGAGGGACATCGGGCTGCCGGAGGCCCGGGACTTCAAGGACCCGGGGGAGGGCAAGGCCATCCCCGCGCTCATCTCCACGCGCCTGTTGGAGCTGTACAACAAGACGTTCGCGCCCGCGCGCAAGCTGCCGCAGCTGTCCGCGGAGATGCTCATCGGCTTCGGCTTCCCGGTGGAGTTCAACCGCTCCTACGTGGCGGCCACGTCCGGCGGGCCCAGCACCACGCAGCAGGCGCAGGTGGTGGGCGCGTCCGACCGGGCCATGTTCGCGGGCATCACCCTCCCGCTGGACACCGCGGTGCGCATCAACCGCGCGTCCGGCGCGGACGCGGACACCTACTCCGGCGTCACGCTGGTGGCGGCGGACCCCTCGCGCGTCCCGGAGCTGGTGGAGGCGGTGAAGGGGATGGGCTTCGAGATCGATGATCAGGAGCGCCGGCTGGCGGAGAACGCGGGCGCCGCGGTGGCGCTCACCACGTCCGCGCTGGCGCTGCTCTCCATCCTCATCTGCGTGCTGGCCGCGGTGAACATCGCCCACGCGATGTCCTCCTCCGTGCGCGCGCGGGCCCGGGAGATTGGCGTGATGCAGGCGGTGGGCGCCTCGCGCTCGGACGTGCGCGCCATCGTGCTGGCGGAGGCCGGCGTGGTGGGCGTGCTGGGCGGCGCGGCGGGCACGGCGGCGGCGCTGGTGCTGGCCCTGGTCGTGGACAGGCTGGCGGCGGGCTACCTGCCCAACTTCCCCTTCAAGCCAGAGAGCTTCTTCTCGTTCCCGGTCGCCGTGATCCTGGGCGGTGTGCTCCTGGGCCTCTTCGCCGCGCTCGCCGGGGCCTACTTCCCCAGCCGCCGCGCCGCCGCCACGGATCCGGCAAGGACGCTCGCGGGATGA
- a CDS encoding ABC transporter ATP-binding protein: MIHARDVVKEYEDGEGARVRVLDGVSLDVEAGDFVAVVGASGSGKSTLLHLLGGLDVHYQGQVEVGGVKLTGLGDKALAHFRNTHVGFVFQSFHLIPNLSALENVLLPSHFGPATADGRKRASQLLERVGLGAKQDRAPVRLSGGERQRVAIARALFGGPKLLLCDEPTGNLDAATGAGVIQLFQELHKEGLTVLTVTHEERMSAVARRVLRLKDARLVEESPAPSPLTPRGAP; encoded by the coding sequence TTGATCCACGCGCGCGATGTCGTGAAGGAGTACGAGGACGGCGAGGGCGCGCGCGTGCGCGTCCTCGACGGCGTGTCCCTGGACGTGGAGGCCGGGGACTTCGTCGCGGTGGTGGGCGCGTCCGGCAGCGGCAAGTCCACGCTGCTGCACCTCTTGGGCGGCCTGGACGTGCACTACCAGGGGCAGGTGGAGGTGGGCGGCGTGAAGCTCACCGGCCTGGGCGACAAGGCGCTGGCGCACTTCCGCAACACGCACGTGGGCTTCGTCTTCCAGTCCTTCCACCTCATCCCCAACCTGTCCGCGCTGGAGAACGTGCTCCTGCCGTCGCACTTCGGCCCGGCCACGGCGGACGGGCGCAAGCGCGCGAGCCAGTTGCTGGAGCGCGTGGGCCTGGGCGCCAAGCAGGACCGCGCGCCGGTGCGGCTGTCCGGCGGCGAGCGCCAGCGCGTGGCCATCGCGCGTGCGCTCTTCGGCGGCCCGAAGCTGCTGTTGTGCGACGAGCCCACGGGCAACCTGGACGCGGCCACGGGCGCGGGCGTCATCCAGCTCTTCCAGGAGCTGCACAAGGAAGGGCTCACGGTGCTGACCGTCACCCACGAGGAGCGGATGAGCGCGGTGGCGCGCCGGGTGCTGCGGCTCAAGGACGCGCGGCTGGTGGAGGAGTCCCCCGCGCCCTCGCCCCTCACGCCGCGAGGTGCCCCGTGA
- a CDS encoding ABC transporter substrate-binding protein, giving the protein MKLHRGPGLFLFLALCVLGAGYVFASRAGYLDRLQARFFPSTREAVRLSPGDFPAGVAAPVADVASVPLRPVLIGFTPRGSASALLVATGGATTLDNPSTPPGAAQGLLKTAYALDARAVLFAREEELKQALSVGAENGGVDMAALSVDRLASWAPTLRDAAPRTVMLVGRSRGQEAMAAVGVADLASLRGKRVGVYPGGSSHYFALWVLARAGLRTSDVRWVELPSTLDAGRALREGRADVVVGLWGDVELAARDRGGKVLATTADAPHLLATVLVARGDFAARYPDAVRRVLRGLLDAGQGVLKDPAAGARLLGEVAPYLGDPTEAIRSAPPATLADNRAFFGLSGEAPVTYDELFQSAAALFQKLKRGTAPPPAEDTRDLGALKYVSEARGP; this is encoded by the coding sequence ATGAAGCTGCACCGCGGACCCGGCCTCTTTCTCTTCCTCGCGCTCTGTGTCCTGGGCGCGGGGTACGTGTTCGCCTCGCGGGCGGGCTACCTCGACCGCCTGCAGGCGCGCTTCTTCCCCTCCACCCGTGAAGCGGTGCGGCTGTCCCCGGGCGACTTCCCGGCGGGCGTCGCGGCCCCGGTGGCGGACGTGGCGTCGGTGCCGCTCCGGCCCGTGCTCATCGGGTTCACCCCGCGCGGTTCGGCCTCCGCGCTGCTCGTTGCCACCGGCGGCGCCACCACCCTGGACAATCCCAGCACGCCTCCCGGCGCCGCGCAGGGCCTGCTCAAGACGGCCTACGCGCTGGACGCCCGCGCGGTGCTCTTCGCGCGCGAGGAGGAGCTCAAGCAGGCCCTGTCCGTGGGCGCGGAGAACGGCGGCGTGGACATGGCGGCCCTGTCGGTGGACCGGCTCGCGTCCTGGGCGCCCACGCTGAGGGACGCGGCGCCGCGCACGGTGATGCTCGTGGGGCGCAGCCGGGGCCAGGAGGCCATGGCGGCGGTGGGCGTGGCGGACCTGGCCAGCCTGCGCGGCAAGCGGGTGGGCGTGTATCCGGGCGGCTCGTCGCACTACTTCGCGCTGTGGGTGCTGGCCCGGGCGGGGCTGCGCACCAGTGACGTGCGCTGGGTGGAGCTGCCCTCCACGCTGGACGCCGGCCGGGCCCTGCGGGAGGGGCGGGCGGACGTGGTGGTGGGGCTGTGGGGCGACGTGGAGCTGGCGGCGCGCGACCGGGGCGGCAAGGTGCTGGCCACCACCGCGGACGCCCCGCACCTGCTGGCCACGGTGCTGGTGGCCCGGGGCGACTTCGCGGCGCGCTACCCGGACGCGGTGCGGCGGGTGCTGCGGGGGCTGTTGGACGCGGGGCAGGGCGTGCTCAAGGACCCGGCGGCCGGCGCGCGGCTGCTGGGCGAGGTGGCGCCCTACCTGGGCGACCCCACGGAGGCCATCCGCAGCGCTCCGCCCGCGACGCTGGCGGACAATCGGGCCTTCTTCGGACTTTCCGGCGAGGCGCCGGTTACCTATGACGAGCTCTTCCAGAGCGCCGCGGCGCTCTTCCAGAAGCTCAAGCGCGGGACGGCGCCCCCACCGGCGGAGGACACGCGGGACCTGGGCGCGCTGAAGTACGTCTCCGAGGCGCGGGGGCCCTGA
- a CDS encoding PspA/IM30 family protein, whose product MWQRFKRAMRSFAGFFVSSIEDPELILEQNIRDLNDQVPKMNESIAMVRANVTLLEKENQKYQQDVRELTAKVKAAIQAGRDDLAGTYATKLQAEKEALARNEQQLEIAKQAYEKALNVKKAFMREKDKKTHEAMNAIRDARRAKWQAKVADTMESFTVAGVDSTHDEMLRKVQEKTAINEARMQMALDTVDHQGALIEEEAEKLQANELVKQMKMEMGLLDSPAPVSDVGAGPEKTIGKKVEIK is encoded by the coding sequence ATGTGGCAGCGATTCAAGAGAGCGATGCGGAGCTTCGCGGGCTTCTTCGTCTCCTCCATCGAGGACCCGGAGCTGATCCTCGAGCAGAACATCCGCGACCTGAATGATCAGGTCCCCAAGATGAACGAGTCCATCGCCATGGTCCGGGCGAACGTGACCCTGCTCGAGAAGGAGAACCAGAAGTACCAGCAGGACGTGCGCGAGCTGACCGCCAAGGTGAAGGCCGCCATCCAGGCGGGCCGCGACGACCTGGCCGGCACCTACGCGACCAAGCTGCAGGCGGAGAAGGAGGCGCTCGCCCGCAACGAGCAGCAGCTGGAGATCGCCAAGCAGGCCTACGAGAAGGCGCTGAACGTCAAGAAGGCGTTCATGCGCGAGAAGGACAAGAAGACCCACGAGGCGATGAACGCCATCCGGGACGCGCGCCGCGCCAAGTGGCAGGCGAAGGTCGCCGACACGATGGAGTCCTTCACCGTGGCGGGCGTGGACTCCACGCACGACGAGATGCTGCGCAAGGTGCAGGAGAAGACGGCCATCAACGAGGCGCGCATGCAGATGGCGCTCGACACGGTGGACCACCAGGGCGCGCTCATTGAAGAAGAGGCCGAGAAGCTCCAGGCCAACGAGCTGGTGAAGCAGATGAAGATGGAGATGGGCCTGCTGGACAGCCCCGCGCCCGTGTCGGACGTGGGGGCGGGTCCGGAAAAGACCATCGGCAAGAAGGTGGAGATCAAGTAG
- a CDS encoding HAMP domain-containing sensor histidine kinase, which produces MDPTPPVAFEDELARVVSAQRRRVLGAGAAVRLVGTVVFFAVSLGLWLTGARDWAHYPPLLLCYGGVVALLFALRSRPLTRQLGVVQSLVDVGLVFGLQQWALPVSPFPAGVAGFSLGLFALVVALSGLELMPWLVYGTAGLASLAQAFLMHQVGVGPGAMVVAAVTLVLVAAVSHYGTGRLRQLAMDLSHAEVARQLEARRTTEVEDAHRTIERMLSEARARTAQLEALQAHQEQLMQFLVHDLRSPLSAVTLSLSWMEQELPIGTPMVESVRTGLAVTARLDRMISDLLDVPRLEQGRLSPRKQPFPVAPLFDEVRRSLDGAARLRKIKLELSCPPGFQMVGDAGLLIRVVENLATNALRYAPSGGRVRLEAGETAGEQWLAVRNDGISIPPEARESLFDKYVQGHREKEGRRGYGLGLYFSRLAAEAHGGRLGVEDSEGWATSFVLRLPRAQAAATPAPGSPAARRR; this is translated from the coding sequence ATGGACCCGACCCCTCCCGTTGCCTTTGAAGACGAGCTCGCGCGGGTGGTGTCCGCCCAACGCCGGCGTGTCCTGGGCGCGGGAGCGGCGGTGCGGCTGGTGGGCACGGTCGTGTTCTTCGCCGTCAGCCTGGGGCTGTGGCTGACGGGCGCCCGGGACTGGGCGCACTACCCGCCGCTCCTGCTCTGCTACGGCGGCGTGGTGGCCCTGCTCTTCGCGCTGCGCTCCCGGCCGCTGACGCGGCAGCTGGGGGTCGTGCAGTCCCTGGTGGACGTGGGGCTGGTGTTCGGCCTCCAGCAGTGGGCCCTGCCGGTGTCGCCCTTCCCCGCCGGGGTGGCGGGCTTCAGCCTGGGGCTGTTCGCGCTGGTGGTGGCGCTCTCCGGGCTGGAGCTGATGCCGTGGCTCGTCTACGGCACGGCGGGCCTGGCGTCGCTGGCCCAGGCCTTCCTCATGCACCAGGTGGGCGTGGGCCCGGGCGCCATGGTCGTGGCGGCGGTGACGCTGGTGCTGGTGGCGGCGGTGAGCCACTACGGCACCGGGCGGCTGCGGCAGCTGGCCATGGACCTGTCGCACGCGGAGGTGGCCCGGCAGCTGGAGGCCCGCCGCACCACGGAGGTGGAGGACGCCCACCGCACCATCGAGCGCATGCTGTCCGAAGCCCGCGCGCGCACCGCCCAGCTGGAGGCGCTCCAGGCCCACCAGGAGCAGCTGATGCAGTTCCTGGTGCATGACCTGCGCTCGCCCCTGTCCGCGGTGACGCTGTCGCTGTCGTGGATGGAGCAGGAGCTGCCCATCGGCACGCCCATGGTGGAGTCCGTGCGCACGGGCCTGGCCGTCACGGCGCGCCTGGACCGGATGATCTCCGACCTGCTGGACGTGCCCCGGCTGGAGCAGGGCCGGCTGTCCCCGCGCAAGCAGCCCTTCCCGGTGGCGCCCCTCTTCGACGAGGTCCGCCGCTCACTGGATGGCGCGGCCCGGCTGCGCAAGATCAAGCTGGAGCTGTCGTGCCCGCCGGGCTTCCAGATGGTGGGCGACGCGGGCCTGCTCATCCGCGTGGTGGAGAACCTGGCCACCAACGCGCTCCGCTACGCCCCATCCGGCGGGCGGGTGCGCCTGGAGGCGGGCGAGACGGCGGGCGAGCAGTGGCTGGCGGTGCGCAACGACGGCATCTCCATTCCGCCGGAGGCGCGCGAGTCCCTCTTCGACAAGTACGTGCAGGGCCACCGCGAGAAGGAGGGCCGCCGGGGCTACGGCCTGGGGCTGTACTTCTCCCGGCTGGCGGCGGAGGCCCACGGCGGCAGGCTGGGCGTGGAGGACTCGGAGGGATGGGCCACGTCCTTCGTGCTGCGGCTGCCCCGCGCGCAGGCGGCGGCGACGCCGGCCCCGGGTTCGCCGGCCGCGCGGCGCCGCTAG
- a CDS encoding 5'-deoxyadenosine deaminase: protein MDLLLTGATVVTMNRDREVLPRTDVLVQDGRIAKVGRGLKVKGARRVLDLTGQVVMPGLIHGHLHACQTLFRGHADKRELLDWLKERIWPMEAAHDAASLRASADLTFAELIRSGSTAALDMGTVHHYDAVFESARDCGFRLVGGKAMMDAGAEVPPGLRETTADSLSESLALMERWHGTHDNRLRYAFAPRFALSCSPELLREVGRLSRERGVRIHSHASENRTETDVVRQVTGQDNIAFFHGLGLTGRHVTLAHCVWVEGEEQRLLRESGTVVCHCPGSNLKLASGYARVPELLKDGIPVALGADGAPCNNTLDLFHEIRLASVLHNPRVGPVAMTPMHVLEMATLHGARALGLEDEVGSVEVGKRADLTVVDTRGFHFCPLPEDVTGPLVYSARSTDVSHVLIDGKLVLREGELTTLDAHAVLANARTQATKLFARAKLQAS, encoded by the coding sequence TTGGACCTGCTTCTCACTGGCGCCACTGTCGTCACCATGAACCGCGACCGCGAGGTGCTGCCTCGCACGGACGTGCTCGTGCAGGACGGGCGCATCGCCAAGGTGGGCCGCGGCCTGAAGGTGAAGGGCGCCCGCCGCGTCCTGGACCTCACCGGGCAGGTGGTGATGCCCGGCCTCATCCACGGCCACCTGCACGCCTGCCAGACGCTGTTCCGCGGCCACGCGGACAAGCGGGAGCTGCTGGACTGGCTGAAGGAGCGCATCTGGCCCATGGAGGCGGCGCACGACGCGGCGTCCCTGCGCGCCAGCGCGGACCTCACCTTCGCGGAGCTCATCCGCTCCGGCTCCACGGCGGCGCTCGACATGGGCACCGTGCACCACTACGACGCCGTCTTCGAGTCCGCGCGCGACTGCGGCTTCCGGCTCGTCGGTGGCAAGGCGATGATGGACGCTGGCGCGGAGGTGCCCCCCGGCCTGCGCGAGACGACGGCGGACTCGCTGTCGGAGAGCCTGGCGCTGATGGAGCGCTGGCACGGCACCCACGACAACCGCCTGCGCTACGCGTTCGCGCCGCGCTTCGCCCTGTCCTGCTCGCCGGAGCTGCTGCGCGAGGTGGGCCGGCTGTCGCGTGAGAGGGGCGTGCGGATCCACTCGCACGCCAGCGAGAACCGCACGGAGACGGACGTGGTCCGCCAGGTGACGGGCCAGGACAACATCGCCTTCTTCCACGGGCTGGGGCTCACCGGCCGCCACGTCACGCTGGCCCACTGCGTGTGGGTGGAGGGCGAGGAGCAGCGGCTCCTGCGCGAGTCCGGCACGGTGGTGTGTCACTGCCCGGGCTCCAACCTGAAGCTCGCGTCGGGCTACGCGCGCGTGCCGGAGCTCTTGAAGGACGGCATCCCCGTGGCGCTGGGGGCGGACGGCGCCCCGTGCAACAACACGTTGGACCTGTTCCATGAGATCCGGCTCGCGTCCGTGCTGCACAACCCGCGCGTGGGGCCGGTGGCGATGACGCCCATGCACGTCCTGGAGATGGCCACGCTGCACGGCGCGCGCGCCCTGGGCCTGGAGGACGAGGTGGGCTCCGTGGAGGTCGGCAAGCGCGCGGACCTCACCGTGGTGGACACGCGCGGCTTCCACTTCTGCCCGCTGCCGGAGGACGTCACCGGGCCGCTGGTGTACTCGGCGCGCTCCACGGACGTGTCGCACGTGCTCATCGACGGCAAGCTGGTGCTGCGCGAGGGCGAGCTGACCACGCTGGACGCGCACGCGGTGCTGGCCAACGCCCGCACGCAGGCCACGAAGCTCTTCGCCCGCGCGAAGCTCCAGGCCTCCTAG
- a CDS encoding cytidine deaminase, translating to MADEIPWERLFEEAQRVRQRAHVPYSKFPVGAAVLYADGSVVAGCNVENATYGLTVCAERNAFAAGVAQGRAKPVAVAIVVDTPEPCPPCGMCRQVMAEFAGPDLPVRSRTLNGQEARYSLSELLPHAFTRSFL from the coding sequence ATGGCGGACGAGATTCCCTGGGAGAGGTTGTTCGAGGAGGCCCAGCGGGTGCGTCAGCGCGCGCACGTGCCGTACTCGAAGTTCCCCGTGGGGGCCGCCGTGCTGTACGCGGACGGCTCCGTCGTGGCCGGCTGCAACGTGGAGAACGCCACCTATGGCCTCACCGTCTGCGCGGAGCGCAACGCGTTCGCCGCGGGCGTGGCCCAGGGGCGCGCGAAGCCGGTGGCCGTGGCCATCGTCGTGGACACCCCGGAGCCCTGTCCCCCGTGCGGCATGTGCCGTCAGGTGATGGCGGAGTTCGCCGGGCCTGACCTTCCGGTGCGAAGCCGCACCCTCAACGGGCAGGAGGCGCGCTATTCGCTCAGCGAATTGCTGCCCCACGCCTTCACCCGTTCATTCCTCTAG
- a CDS encoding PilZ domain-containing protein: protein MSEQNENQDTRTGEDRRDSPRVPMRLKVRREGAEAFLDRAGDLSLGGVGWVGEALDAGQAVEVRFALPPSQEEVQVRGEVLPPKAGIPGPVVRVRFVELPVELELAIARHLDEQSKDASRAR, encoded by the coding sequence ATGTCCGAGCAGAACGAGAACCAGGACACCAGGACGGGAGAGGACCGGCGCGACTCGCCCCGCGTCCCCATGCGCCTGAAGGTCCGGCGGGAGGGGGCGGAGGCCTTCCTGGACCGCGCGGGGGACCTGTCCCTGGGTGGCGTGGGATGGGTGGGCGAGGCCCTGGACGCGGGCCAGGCCGTGGAGGTGCGCTTCGCGCTTCCTCCGTCCCAGGAAGAGGTGCAGGTGCGTGGCGAGGTGCTGCCCCCCAAGGCCGGCATTCCGGGCCCGGTGGTGCGCGTGCGCTTCGTGGAGCTGCCGGTGGAGCTGGAGCTGGCCATCGCCCGGCACCTGGACGAGCAGAGCAAGGACGCGTCCCGGGCCCGCTAG
- the moeB gene encoding molybdopterin-synthase adenylyltransferase MoeB, translated as MAPSFRELLSEVKKEIREVSHEHVRQLLGSGAKVKLIDVREADEYAGGRLPGAVHIPRGFLELRIEEKADRDEELVLYCAGGTRSALAARTLRDMGYTRVASLAGGYNRWSDAALPVEKPVVLSAGQKERYRRHLILPEVGEEGQAKLLESKVLLLGAGGLGSPAALYLAAAGVGTLGVVDADVVDLSNLQRQVLHTLERRGQPKVQSAKAAIEALNPDVKVVPFQERLTTANVERILADFDLVLDGGDNFPTRYLLNDACVLLGKPNVHGSVFRFEGQVTTFLPGQGPCYRCLYPVPPPPELAPSCAEAGVLGVLPGLIGMLQATEALKLLLGVGETLVGRLLTFDALGARFHELKLRRDPECPVCAPGAKVELIDYEQFCSTGA; from the coding sequence ATGGCCCCCTCGTTCCGCGAGCTGCTGTCGGAGGTGAAGAAGGAGATCCGCGAGGTCTCCCACGAGCACGTCCGTCAGCTGCTCGGCTCGGGCGCGAAGGTGAAGCTCATCGACGTGCGCGAGGCCGACGAGTACGCCGGCGGCCGGCTCCCCGGCGCGGTGCACATCCCGCGCGGCTTCCTGGAGCTGCGCATCGAGGAGAAGGCGGACCGCGACGAGGAGCTGGTCCTCTACTGCGCGGGTGGCACCCGGTCCGCGCTCGCGGCCCGCACGCTGCGGGACATGGGCTACACGCGGGTGGCGTCGCTCGCGGGCGGCTACAACCGCTGGAGCGACGCGGCCCTCCCGGTGGAGAAGCCCGTCGTCCTCTCCGCCGGGCAGAAGGAGCGCTACCGCCGCCACCTCATCCTCCCGGAGGTGGGGGAGGAGGGGCAGGCGAAGCTCCTCGAGTCGAAGGTGCTGCTGCTGGGCGCGGGCGGGCTGGGCTCTCCGGCGGCGCTGTACCTGGCCGCCGCGGGCGTGGGCACGCTGGGCGTGGTGGACGCGGACGTGGTGGACCTGAGCAACCTCCAGCGCCAGGTGCTGCACACGCTGGAGCGCCGGGGCCAGCCCAAGGTCCAGAGCGCGAAGGCCGCCATCGAAGCGCTCAACCCGGACGTGAAGGTGGTGCCCTTCCAGGAGCGGCTCACCACCGCCAACGTGGAGCGCATCCTCGCGGACTTCGACCTGGTGCTGGACGGCGGGGACAACTTCCCCACGCGCTACCTGCTCAACGACGCGTGCGTGCTCCTGGGCAAGCCCAACGTCCACGGCTCCGTGTTCCGCTTCGAGGGCCAGGTGACCACCTTCCTGCCCGGGCAGGGCCCCTGCTACCGGTGCCTCTACCCCGTGCCGCCCCCGCCGGAGCTGGCGCCCTCCTGCGCGGAGGCCGGCGTGCTGGGCGTGCTGCCCGGGCTCATCGGGATGCTCCAGGCGACGGAGGCCCTGAAGCTCCTGCTCGGGGTAGGGGAGACGCTGGTGGGGCGGCTGCTGACCTTCGATGCGCTGGGCGCGCGCTTCCACGAGCTCAAGCTGCGCCGCGACCCCGAGTGCCCGGTGTGCGCGCCCGGAGCGAAGGTGGAGCTCATCGATTACGAGCAGTTCTGCTCGACGGGGGCCTGA
- a CDS encoding thymidine phosphorylase produces the protein MQPYELIKAKRDGGKLAPSDIQAFIQAYTAGTVADYQMAAMCMAIFFKGLDSQELGAWARAMLHSGEVLDLSDTPAIKVDKHSTGGVGDKVSLSLAPLAAACGVPVPMISGRGLGHTGGTLDKLESIPGFNVNLSTADYRRLVREVGCCLIGQTAQVAPADKKLYALRDVTATVDCIPLIASSIMSKKLAEGIDALVLDVKVGSGAFMKTADDARVLARTMIGLGAEMNRKVVALLTDMDQPLGRQVGNALEVREAVDMLRGEAPDDYTEITYALTAEMLVLGKKAATVDEARGMLRRSVEDGSAIKKLKEIVQSQGGDPRSIDDYSLLPTAKATTDLVAPRDGFVTGIHTEGVGLAAVALGAGRQRVDSKIDPAVGFTLLKKVGDAVKQGEPIVQVHYNDAGPVEDVKARLLAAYRFGDRAPAARPLVLERLE, from the coding sequence GTGCAACCCTACGAGCTCATCAAGGCCAAGCGCGACGGCGGAAAGCTGGCCCCGTCCGACATCCAGGCGTTCATCCAGGCGTACACCGCCGGCACCGTGGCCGACTACCAGATGGCCGCCATGTGCATGGCCATCTTCTTCAAGGGGCTGGACTCCCAGGAGCTGGGGGCGTGGGCCCGGGCCATGCTCCATTCCGGTGAGGTCCTGGACCTCTCCGACACGCCGGCCATCAAGGTGGACAAGCACTCCACCGGCGGCGTGGGCGACAAGGTGTCCCTGAGCCTCGCGCCCCTGGCGGCGGCCTGCGGCGTGCCCGTGCCCATGATTTCCGGCCGCGGCCTGGGCCACACCGGCGGCACCCTGGACAAGCTGGAGTCCATCCCCGGCTTCAACGTGAACCTGTCCACCGCGGACTACCGCCGGCTGGTGCGCGAGGTGGGGTGCTGCCTCATCGGCCAGACGGCCCAGGTGGCCCCGGCCGACAAGAAGCTCTACGCGCTGCGCGACGTGACGGCGACGGTGGACTGCATCCCGCTCATCGCGTCGTCCATCATGAGCAAGAAGCTGGCGGAGGGCATCGACGCGCTGGTGCTCGACGTGAAGGTGGGCAGCGGCGCCTTCATGAAGACGGCGGACGACGCGCGCGTGCTGGCCCGCACCATGATTGGCCTGGGCGCGGAGATGAACCGCAAGGTCGTGGCCCTGCTCACGGACATGGATCAGCCCCTGGGCCGCCAGGTGGGCAACGCCCTGGAGGTCCGCGAGGCCGTGGACATGCTCCGCGGTGAAGCGCCCGACGACTACACCGAGATCACCTACGCCCTGACGGCGGAGATGCTGGTGCTGGGCAAGAAGGCCGCCACCGTGGACGAGGCGCGCGGGATGCTGCGCCGCTCCGTGGAGGACGGCAGCGCCATCAAGAAGCTCAAGGAGATCGTCCAGTCGCAGGGGGGCGACCCGCGCTCCATCGACGACTACTCGCTCCTGCCCACCGCGAAGGCCACGACGGACCTGGTGGCGCCGCGCGACGGCTTCGTCACCGGCATCCACACGGAGGGCGTGGGGCTGGCGGCGGTGGCGCTGGGCGCGGGCCGGCAGCGGGTGGACAGCAAGATCGACCCGGCCGTCGGCTTCACGCTGCTCAAGAAGGTGGGCGACGCGGTGAAGCAGGGTGAGCCCATCGTGCAGGTGCACTACAACGACGCCGGGCCGGTGGAGGACGTGAAGGCGCGGCTGCTCGCGGCCTACCGGTTTGGCGACCGGGCGCCCGCGGCCCGCCCGCTGGTGCTGGAGCGGCTGGAGTAG